The DNA segment GCGTCCGAGCTGCGCGAACTGGGTGACGAGGAGCTTCTGGGCAAGCTCCGCGAAGCCAAGGAAGAGCTGTTCAACCTCCGCTTCCAGGCGGCGACCGGTCAGCTCGAGAACCACGGTCGGCTCAAGGCCGTCCGCAAGGACATCGCGCGGATCTACACCCTGATGCGTGAGCGCGAGC comes from the Streptomyces griseiscabiei genome and includes:
- the rpmC gene encoding 50S ribosomal protein L29, whose translation is MSAGTKASELRELGDEELLGKLREAKEELFNLRFQAATGQLENHGRLKAVRKDIARIYTLMRERELGIETVESA